The following proteins come from a genomic window of Pseudomonas sp. MAG733B:
- a CDS encoding carboxylate/amino acid/amine transporter, which yields MGYLLFVTLIQAFSFSLIGEYLAGHVDSYFAVLVRVLLAGLVFIPLTRWRSVEPAFMRGMLLIGALQFGVTYVCLYLSFRVLTVPEVLLFTILTPLHVTLIEDALNRRFNPWALIAALVAVAGAAVIRFDRINPDFFMGFLLLQLANFTYAAGQVLYKHLVARHPSDLPHYRRFGYFYLGALAVALPAFLLFGKQNFLPEAPLQWGVLLFLGLVSTALGLYWWNKGACLVNGGTLAVMNNLHVPVGLLINLLIWNQHEELGRLFLGGSVILAAVWISRLGIRKSPATA from the coding sequence ATGGGCTATCTACTTTTTGTCACGCTGATCCAGGCGTTTTCCTTCAGTTTGATTGGCGAATACCTGGCCGGTCATGTCGACAGTTACTTCGCGGTGCTGGTGCGTGTGCTGTTGGCGGGGCTGGTGTTTATTCCGCTGACACGCTGGCGTTCGGTCGAGCCGGCGTTCATGCGTGGCATGTTGCTCATCGGCGCGTTGCAGTTTGGCGTGACCTATGTCTGCCTGTACCTGAGCTTTCGCGTGCTGACGGTGCCGGAAGTGCTGTTGTTCACCATCCTGACGCCGCTGCACGTGACCCTGATCGAAGATGCGCTGAACCGCCGCTTCAATCCCTGGGCCTTGATCGCGGCATTGGTGGCGGTGGCAGGCGCGGCAGTGATTCGCTTTGACCGGATCAATCCCGACTTTTTCATGGGCTTCCTGTTGCTGCAACTGGCCAACTTCACCTATGCCGCCGGGCAGGTCCTCTACAAGCATCTGGTCGCGCGACATCCGAGCGACCTGCCGCATTACCGGCGCTTCGGCTATTTCTATCTGGGCGCATTGGCAGTGGCGTTGCCGGCGTTCCTGCTGTTCGGCAAACAGAATTTTTTGCCCGAAGCGCCGCTGCAATGGGGCGTTCTGCTGTTCCTCGGCCTGGTCTCGACCGCGCTGGGGCTGTACTGGTGGAACAAAGGCGCGTGCCTGGTCAATGGCGGGACACTGGCGGTGATGAACAACCTGCATGTGCCGGTGGGATTGCTGATCAATTTGTTGATCTGGAATCAGCATGAGGAGCTGGGGCGGTTATTCCTTGGCGGGAGTGTGATTCTGGCGGCGGTGTGGATCAGTCGACTGGGCATACGCAAATCTCCAGCCACCGCATAA
- a CDS encoding alpha/beta hydrolase: MAYFEHEGCNLHYEEYGHGAPLLLVHGLGSSTLDWEKQIPALAAHYRVIVPDVRGHGRSDKPRERYSIAGFSADLVALIEHLDLGPTHYVGLSMGGMIGFQLGVNQPQLLKSLCIVNSAPEVKLRSRDDYWQWFKRWSLMRALSLRTIGKALGGKLFPKPEQAELRQKMAERWAKNDKHAYLASFDAIVGWGVQERLSKVTCPTLIVSADRDYTPVSLKENYVRLLPNARLEVIADSRHATPLDQPDQFNQTLLEFLTAVDTNTLRITDPC, encoded by the coding sequence ATGGCCTATTTCGAACACGAAGGTTGCAACCTGCACTATGAGGAATATGGCCACGGCGCGCCGTTGCTGCTGGTCCACGGGCTGGGTTCCAGCACCCTGGACTGGGAAAAACAGATCCCCGCGCTGGCTGCCCACTACCGGGTGATCGTCCCGGATGTGCGCGGTCACGGGCGCTCCGACAAGCCCCGCGAGCGTTACAGCATCGCCGGGTTCAGCGCCGATCTGGTGGCGCTGATCGAGCATCTGGACCTCGGCCCGACACATTATGTGGGGCTGTCCATGGGCGGCATGATCGGTTTTCAACTCGGCGTGAATCAGCCGCAACTGCTTAAAAGCCTGTGCATCGTCAACAGCGCGCCCGAGGTCAAACTGCGCAGCCGCGACGACTATTGGCAGTGGTTCAAACGCTGGAGCCTGATGCGCGCGCTCAGCCTTCGCACCATCGGCAAAGCCCTGGGCGGCAAATTGTTTCCCAAACCCGAACAGGCAGAATTGCGACAAAAGATGGCTGAACGCTGGGCAAAAAACGACAAACATGCTTATCTCGCCAGCTTCGATGCCATTGTCGGTTGGGGTGTCCAGGAACGACTTTCAAAGGTCACCTGTCCAACCCTCATCGTCAGCGCCGACCGTGACTACACACCGGTTTCGCTGAAGGAAAACTACGTAAGACTGCTGCCGAACGCGCGGCTGGAAGTGATCGCCGATTCGCGTCACGCCACTCCGCTGGACCAGCCCGATCAATTCAACCAGACACTGCTCGAGTTTCTCACCGCAGTCGACACCAACACACTCAGGATCACTGACCCATGCTGA
- a CDS encoding LysR family transcriptional regulator yields MKAPRVTLDQWRTLQAVVDHGGFAQAAEALHRSQSSVSYTVARMQDQLGVPLLRIDGRKAVLTEAGGVLLRRSRQLVKQASQLEDLAHHMEQGWEAEVRLVVDAAYPNARLVRALTAFMPQSRGCRVRLREEVLSGVEEVLLEGVADLAITGFSIPGYLGAELSDVEFVAVAHPEHPLHRLNRELNFQDLESHMQVVIRDSGRQQPRDVGWLGAEQRWTVGSLATAATFVGSGLGFAWLPRHMIERELKEGTLKLLPLDQGGSRNPSFYLYSNKDKPLGPATQILVELLRTFDTAPLDAPFAAPEQA; encoded by the coding sequence ATGAAAGCGCCCCGCGTGACCCTTGATCAATGGCGAACGCTTCAAGCCGTGGTCGACCACGGTGGTTTCGCCCAGGCCGCCGAGGCGCTGCACCGCTCGCAATCGTCGGTCAGCTACACCGTGGCGCGCATGCAGGATCAACTCGGCGTGCCGTTGCTGCGCATCGACGGCCGCAAAGCGGTGCTCACCGAAGCCGGTGGCGTGCTGCTGCGTCGGTCCCGGCAATTGGTGAAACAGGCCAGTCAGCTGGAAGACCTGGCCCACCACATGGAACAAGGCTGGGAAGCCGAAGTGCGCCTGGTGGTCGACGCCGCTTACCCGAACGCCCGCCTCGTCCGCGCCCTGACCGCGTTCATGCCGCAAAGCCGTGGCTGTCGGGTGCGTCTGCGCGAAGAGGTGTTGTCGGGGGTGGAAGAAGTTCTGCTCGAAGGCGTGGCCGATTTGGCCATCACCGGGTTCAGCATTCCCGGTTATCTCGGCGCGGAGCTGAGCGATGTCGAATTCGTCGCGGTCGCCCACCCCGAACATCCCCTGCATCGTCTCAACCGCGAACTGAATTTCCAGGATCTGGAAAGCCACATGCAAGTGGTCATCCGCGACTCCGGTCGCCAGCAACCACGGGACGTCGGCTGGCTCGGTGCCGAACAGCGCTGGACCGTCGGCAGCCTGGCCACCGCCGCGACTTTCGTCGGCAGCGGCCTGGGGTTCGCCTGGCTGCCAAGGCACATGATCGAACGGGAACTCAAGGAAGGCACGCTCAAGCTGCTACCTTTGGATCAGGGCGGCAGCCGTAACCCGAGTTTTTACCTGTATTCAAACAAGGACAAACCGCTCGGCCCGGCGACGCAGATTCTCGTCGAGTTGCTGCGCACCTTCGACACCGCACCGCTGGACGCACCGTTCGCCGCCCCTGAACAAGCCTGA
- a CDS encoding 3-phosphoglycerate kinase translates to MKNLFYSRSGFVLLAMLPLTAFAYPIDVQKELNGLKIDYTTYASDYDMGSITVNNYGDTAAECSVVFRNGPESPKTRRINLDAGKSADLSAKFNRKIIKLYISMTCKPK, encoded by the coding sequence ATGAAAAATCTGTTTTATTCAAGATCGGGGTTTGTACTGCTGGCGATGTTGCCGCTAACTGCGTTTGCTTATCCGATCGACGTACAAAAAGAACTCAATGGCCTGAAGATCGACTACACGACCTACGCTTCCGATTACGACATGGGTTCCATCACCGTTAACAACTACGGCGACACCGCTGCCGAATGCTCGGTGGTGTTTCGCAATGGTCCTGAATCGCCGAAGACCCGCAGGATCAACCTCGATGCCGGTAAAAGTGCGGATCTTTCAGCCAAGTTCAACCGCAAAATCATCAAGCTGTACATCAGCATGACCTGCAAGCCGAAATGA
- a CDS encoding FMN-dependent NADH-azoreductase: MSRVLIIESSARQQDSVSRQLTQTFISQWKAAHPKDEISVRDLAVNPVPHLDINLLGGWMKPAEQRSDIEQLSLERSNQLTDELLAADVLVMAAPMYNFAIPSTLKAWLDHVLRAGVTFKYTETGPQGLLSGKRAYVLTARGGIYAGSTADHQEPYLRQVMGFIGIHDVTFIHAEGMNLGGDFQEKGLNQANAKLSQVA; this comes from the coding sequence ATGTCCCGCGTTCTGATCATCGAAAGCAGTGCCCGTCAGCAAGACTCGGTTTCCCGTCAACTGACCCAGACCTTCATCAGCCAGTGGAAAGCCGCACACCCGAAAGACGAGATCAGCGTTCGTGACCTGGCCGTCAACCCGGTGCCGCACCTGGACATCAACCTGCTGGGCGGCTGGATGAAACCTGCCGAGCAGCGCAGCGATATCGAACAGCTTTCCCTGGAGCGCTCCAATCAGTTGACCGACGAATTGCTGGCCGCCGACGTACTGGTGATGGCCGCGCCGATGTACAACTTCGCGATTCCAAGCACGCTCAAAGCCTGGCTCGACCATGTGCTGCGTGCCGGTGTGACCTTCAAGTACACCGAAACCGGTCCTCAAGGTCTGCTCAGCGGCAAGCGCGCCTACGTGCTGACGGCTCGCGGCGGGATCTACGCCGGTAGCACCGCGGATCACCAGGAACCGTACCTGCGTCAGGTCATGGGCTTCATCGGTATCCACGACGTAACGTTCATTCACGCCGAAGGCATGAACCTGGGTGGCGACTTCCAGGAGAAGGGCCTGAACCAGGCGAACGCCAAGCTTTCCCAAGTGGCCTGA